One genomic region from Candidatus Eisenbacteria bacterium encodes:
- the ruvB gene encoding Holliday junction branch migration DNA helicase RuvB, producing MPVPARITDPGLAEGEAQLENSLRPRRMDDFLGQAQVKESLGIFLQAAAQRGEALEHVLLHGPPGLGKTTLANILAAEMGVPITHTSGPAIERPGDLAGLLTNLEPRSVLFVDEIHRLHPVVEEYLYPAMEDYRLDIMIDRGPSARSLRLNLERFTLVGATTRTGLISSPLRARFGLTVRMDYYRAAELAEIVRRSARLLQFEIHEDAVEQVALRSRGTPRVANRLLRRVRDFAQIKGQGVGTLAVTEEALRLLDVDRMGLDDMDRRLLDALISKYEGGPVGIGTLAAVLGEEADTLEDVYEPYLVQEGFLKRTARGREATARAYEHLGIRRPLARPAGSAPAPPQSELFE from the coding sequence ATGCCGGTTCCCGCGCGCATCACCGACCCCGGCCTGGCCGAGGGAGAGGCGCAGCTGGAGAACAGCCTCCGTCCCCGCCGGATGGACGACTTCCTGGGGCAGGCGCAGGTCAAGGAGAGCCTGGGTATCTTTCTGCAGGCCGCCGCGCAGCGCGGCGAGGCGCTGGAGCACGTGCTGCTGCACGGGCCCCCGGGGCTGGGCAAGACCACCCTGGCGAACATCCTCGCCGCGGAGATGGGCGTGCCCATCACGCACACTTCGGGGCCGGCGATCGAGCGCCCGGGCGACCTCGCGGGGCTGCTCACCAACCTCGAGCCGCGCAGCGTGCTGTTCGTGGACGAAATCCACCGGCTGCATCCGGTGGTGGAGGAGTACCTCTACCCGGCCATGGAGGACTACCGGCTGGACATCATGATCGACCGCGGCCCCAGCGCCCGCTCGCTGCGCCTCAACCTCGAGCGCTTCACGCTGGTGGGCGCCACCACGCGCACCGGGCTGATCTCCTCGCCGCTGCGCGCGCGCTTCGGCCTCACCGTGCGCATGGACTACTACCGCGCCGCGGAGCTGGCCGAGATCGTGCGCCGCTCCGCCCGGCTGCTGCAGTTCGAGATCCACGAGGACGCGGTGGAGCAGGTGGCGCTGCGCTCGCGGGGCACCCCGCGCGTGGCCAACCGGCTGCTGCGCCGGGTGCGCGACTTCGCACAGATCAAGGGCCAGGGCGTGGGCACGCTGGCGGTCACCGAGGAGGCGCTGCGGCTGCTCGACGTGGACCGCATGGGCCTCGACGACATGGACCGCCGGCTGCTGGACGCGCTGATCTCCAAGTACGAGGGCGGCCCCGTGGGCATCGGCACCCTGGCCGCGGTGCTGGGCGAGGAGGCCGACACGCTGGAGGACGTCTACGAGCCCTACCTGGTGCAGGAGGGCTTCCTCAAGCGCACCGCCCGGGGCCGCGAGGCCACCGCGCGGGCCTACGAGCACCTGGGCATCCGGCGGCCCCTGGCGAGGCCGGCCGGGTCTGCGCCCGCGCCCCCGCAGAGCGAATTGTTCGAGTGA
- a CDS encoding penicillin acylase family protein has protein sequence MRRFATLLSAPAALLAVCLGGCVPGSRAPDTETPPQPGFPVRATIATDHAGVPHITARDQASLFYALGYVEGRDRLWQLQYWRAISEGRSSEFVGNDGLQSDGFFRAMGLVARCDRAWAGLPAESVLRRRARAFTAGLNAYIAEVRAGRRPLPREFRLTGTRPGPWRESTTLQLLFLQGVNLDLSTAAAGRDSWAKANGVAAVRRRWALCADDLQYVTLPSPAAGGAARVARGAAGGRAAAEAAGGDRSDAADGDTGPVARRMAALRLWGPGASNEFAVGGSRTVSGKPLLANDAHLEHLTPSQWYAVALEVPDTLVAAGFTVPGIPLVVSGRNRDAAWGVTALGADVSAVTAESLSADGKSALHAGRWERIREVKLDLSYRLGPFRFPLFWVKARIAPHGVLLSEDRKARRALALDWYPLRDHEFRTGSLEPERATSAQAAVDAFGGIPTPTLNLVAADRAGHLAYRTVGWVPGQQRPRSPLPEPGWEPASEWAAPIPADSMPAGTDPATGYFVNCNNRPAGPEYPYALSDFYMDYRALRVDELLRAAAPLDVRGLQRVQLDVASPQWRRFAPRFLEAVAGEKLSEEAGRARMALAAYDGRPDSMTLAPVIFRTWYAETRGRFGPVSMDGFLDAVLDGRAGPAGPGDSTSGPAFSRLMAGTLERAVKRLHRTLGPLGMNWAWGRAHRAHFEHALEKRDPKLAPPDVWVAGDNQSVNVGTMPLSKLPRVSAGPSMRHISDLAQDSTVLLVIPPGNSGDPASPHFADHLEAWARGRYMPVRLGRLPAHEVESVVELDLPRR, from the coding sequence ATGCGTCGATTCGCCACCCTGCTCTCCGCGCCCGCCGCGCTGCTCGCGGTGTGCCTCGGCGGCTGTGTCCCCGGATCCCGGGCACCCGACACCGAAACTCCGCCGCAGCCCGGCTTCCCGGTGCGCGCCACCATCGCCACCGACCATGCCGGCGTGCCGCACATCACCGCGCGCGACCAGGCCTCGCTCTTCTACGCGCTGGGCTACGTGGAGGGCCGCGACCGGCTGTGGCAGCTGCAGTACTGGCGCGCCATTTCCGAGGGCCGCTCCAGCGAGTTCGTGGGCAACGACGGGCTGCAGTCCGACGGCTTCTTCCGCGCCATGGGCCTGGTGGCGCGCTGCGACCGGGCGTGGGCGGGCCTGCCCGCAGAATCGGTCCTGCGGCGCCGCGCCCGGGCGTTCACCGCGGGGCTCAACGCCTACATCGCCGAGGTGCGCGCTGGGCGCCGGCCGCTGCCGCGCGAGTTCCGTCTCACCGGCACCCGGCCCGGGCCATGGAGGGAATCCACCACGCTGCAGCTGTTGTTCCTGCAGGGCGTGAACCTGGACCTGTCCACCGCGGCCGCCGGGCGCGACTCGTGGGCGAAGGCCAACGGGGTGGCGGCCGTGCGCCGCCGCTGGGCGCTGTGCGCGGACGACCTGCAGTACGTGACCCTCCCCTCACCGGCCGCGGGGGGCGCCGCGCGGGTCGCGCGGGGCGCGGCCGGCGGCCGTGCGGCCGCGGAGGCGGCGGGCGGAGACCGCTCCGACGCCGCCGACGGCGACACCGGGCCCGTCGCCCGCCGGATGGCCGCGCTGCGGCTGTGGGGGCCGGGGGCATCCAACGAGTTCGCGGTGGGGGGCAGCCGCACCGTGAGCGGCAAGCCGCTCCTGGCCAACGACGCGCACCTGGAGCACCTCACACCCTCGCAGTGGTACGCGGTGGCGCTGGAGGTGCCGGACACGCTGGTGGCCGCGGGCTTCACCGTGCCGGGCATCCCGCTGGTGGTCTCGGGGCGCAATCGCGACGCGGCCTGGGGCGTGACCGCGCTGGGAGCGGACGTGTCCGCGGTGACCGCCGAGAGCCTGAGCGCCGACGGGAAGTCGGCGCTGCACGCGGGCCGCTGGGAGCGGATCCGCGAGGTGAAACTGGACCTCTCCTACCGCCTGGGGCCCTTCCGCTTCCCGCTCTTCTGGGTGAAGGCGCGGATCGCTCCGCACGGGGTGCTGCTCAGCGAGGACCGCAAGGCGCGACGCGCCCTGGCGCTGGACTGGTACCCCCTGCGCGACCATGAATTCCGGACCGGCAGCCTCGAGCCGGAGCGCGCCACATCGGCGCAGGCGGCGGTGGATGCCTTCGGCGGCATCCCCACTCCCACGCTCAACCTGGTGGCCGCCGACCGCGCGGGCCACCTCGCCTACCGCACCGTGGGCTGGGTGCCAGGGCAGCAGCGCCCGCGCAGTCCGCTGCCCGAGCCGGGCTGGGAACCGGCGTCCGAGTGGGCCGCGCCCATCCCCGCCGACTCCATGCCCGCGGGCACGGATCCCGCGACCGGCTACTTCGTGAACTGCAACAACCGCCCCGCGGGGCCGGAGTATCCCTACGCGCTTTCCGATTTCTACATGGACTACCGCGCGTTGCGCGTGGACGAGCTGCTGCGCGCCGCCGCACCCCTGGACGTGCGCGGGCTGCAGCGCGTGCAGCTCGACGTGGCATCGCCGCAGTGGAGGCGCTTTGCGCCCCGCTTCCTGGAGGCCGTGGCCGGCGAGAAACTCTCGGAGGAGGCGGGCCGTGCCCGGATGGCGCTGGCGGCATACGACGGGCGGCCCGACTCGATGACGCTTGCGCCGGTGATCTTCCGCACCTGGTACGCGGAAACCCGCGGCCGGTTCGGCCCGGTGAGCATGGACGGGTTCCTGGACGCCGTGCTCGACGGGCGCGCCGGCCCGGCGGGCCCGGGAGATTCCACTTCGGGGCCGGCGTTTTCGCGTCTGATGGCGGGCACGCTGGAGCGGGCCGTCAAGCGGCTGCACCGCACCCTGGGACCGCTGGGGATGAACTGGGCGTGGGGCCGCGCGCACCGGGCCCATTTCGAGCACGCGCTGGAGAAACGCGACCCGAAGCTGGCGCCGCCCGACGTGTGGGTGGCGGGCGACAACCAGAGCGTGAACGTGGGCACCATGCCTCTCTCGAAGCTGCCGCGGGTCTCGGCGGGGCCGAGCATGCGCCACATCTCCGACCTGGCCCAGGACAGCACCGTGCTGCTGGTGATCCCGCCGGGCAACTCGGGCGATCCCGCCTCGCCGCACTTCGCGGACCACCTGGAGGCGTGGGCGCGCGGCCGCTACATGCCGGTGCGGCTGGGGCGCCTGCCGGCGCACGAGGTGGAGAGCGTGGTGGAGCTGGACCTGCCGCGGCGGTAG
- a CDS encoding GGDEF domain-containing protein, with protein sequence MNPSEKPEPRKAPATSGSPQRPSSRQQATVLPALPGRSDAEVRLSQEVARAIRYHHSLSLALVELDVLASGSQLSDADKSTVLSRFVRCTRSVQRDCDILSRWSDTIFLWLLPETELDAAVLAAERLRRTCGGIIIGALPPLTLSMGVAELEMGEDGMALIKRTGYALLASQARGRNCVTRADVLPRKDEP encoded by the coding sequence ATGAACCCCAGCGAGAAGCCCGAGCCGCGCAAGGCCCCGGCCACGTCCGGCAGTCCCCAGCGTCCCTCGTCGCGCCAGCAGGCCACCGTGCTGCCCGCGCTGCCGGGCCGTTCCGACGCCGAGGTGCGCCTGTCCCAGGAAGTGGCCCGTGCCATCCGCTACCATCACTCGCTGAGCCTGGCGCTGGTGGAGCTGGACGTGCTGGCCAGCGGCTCCCAGCTGAGCGACGCCGACAAGTCCACCGTGCTGAGCCGCTTCGTGCGCTGCACCCGCTCCGTCCAGCGCGATTGCGACATCCTGAGCCGCTGGTCGGACACCATCTTCCTGTGGCTGCTGCCCGAGACCGAGCTGGACGCCGCGGTGTTGGCGGCCGAACGGCTCCGCCGCACCTGCGGCGGGATCATCATCGGCGCGCTGCCGCCGCTCACGCTCTCCATGGGCGTGGCCGAGCTGGAGATGGGCGAGGACGGCATGGCGCTGATCAAGCGCACCGGCTACGCGCTGCTGGCCAGCCAGGCCCGCGGCCGCAACTGCGTCACGCGCGCCGACGTTCTGCCGCGCAAGGACGAGCCCTAG
- the ruvA gene encoding Holliday junction branch migration protein RuvA — MIARLSGTLAQRSPTRVVLDVHGVGYELAVPLSTSSKLGPPGSEATLHTRLVVRESSMELFGFHSLAEREVFDLLLQVSGIGPKLAVAVLSGAEVHLLRRAIAAGDVDLLTTVPGIGRKTAQRILVELKEKIGEEWEQAPSAAPGAESGDAVEGLVALGYPRPQAVLFVRQAAEGEPGLSAEELLRKALTLARGPARGPGRPSQVPPAASR; from the coding sequence GTGATCGCCCGGCTCTCCGGCACCCTGGCGCAGCGCAGCCCCACCCGCGTGGTGCTCGATGTGCACGGCGTGGGCTACGAGCTGGCCGTGCCGCTGTCCACGTCCAGCAAGCTGGGTCCCCCGGGTTCGGAAGCCACGCTGCACACCCGGCTGGTGGTGCGGGAGAGCTCCATGGAGTTGTTCGGGTTCCACAGCCTGGCCGAGCGCGAAGTGTTCGACCTGCTGCTGCAGGTGAGCGGCATCGGGCCGAAGCTCGCGGTGGCGGTGCTCTCGGGTGCGGAGGTGCACCTGCTGCGCCGAGCCATCGCGGCGGGCGACGTGGACCTGCTCACCACGGTCCCCGGGATCGGACGCAAGACCGCGCAGCGAATCCTCGTGGAGCTCAAGGAGAAGATCGGGGAGGAGTGGGAGCAGGCGCCCTCCGCCGCCCCGGGGGCGGAGTCCGGCGACGCGGTGGAGGGCCTGGTGGCGCTGGGCTACCCCCGCCCGCAGGCGGTGCTCTTCGTGCGCCAGGCGGCCGAGGGTGAGCCGGGGCTCTCCGCGGAGGAGCTGTTGCGCAAGGCGCTCACGCTTGCCCGGGGGCCCGCGCGGGGCCCGGGGCGGCCGTCTCAAGTTCCCCCCGCCGCGAGCCGATAA
- the ruvC gene encoding crossover junction endodeoxyribonuclease RuvC, whose product MRTVLGIDPGSVVTGWALVRESGSAVTCVASGQLSLGGGALTGRLTALYRGLSAVLDAHRPDSVAVESPFQAKNARSALVLGHARGVILLAAGLGGLDVAEYAPREVKMAVAGRGSATKEQVQYMVRRLLSLPKAPRADEADAMALALCHLHRARHRLPARTPRKAAGEAALWRAKAAQLSAAAAAPRSGTAPAPPVGTRAPRAKARP is encoded by the coding sequence ATGCGCACGGTCCTGGGCATTGATCCCGGCAGCGTCGTGACCGGCTGGGCGCTGGTCCGCGAGAGCGGCAGCGCCGTCACCTGTGTGGCCTCCGGCCAGCTGAGCCTGGGCGGCGGCGCGCTCACCGGACGACTCACCGCGCTGTACCGCGGCCTCTCCGCGGTCCTCGACGCGCACCGCCCCGACTCCGTGGCGGTGGAGTCCCCCTTCCAGGCGAAGAACGCGCGCAGCGCGCTGGTGCTGGGTCACGCCCGTGGCGTGATCCTGCTGGCCGCCGGGCTCGGGGGCCTGGACGTGGCCGAGTACGCGCCGCGCGAGGTGAAGATGGCGGTGGCCGGCCGCGGGAGCGCCACCAAGGAACAGGTGCAGTACATGGTGCGGCGGCTCCTTTCGCTTCCCAAGGCGCCGCGCGCCGACGAGGCCGACGCCATGGCGCTGGCCCTGTGCCACCTGCACCGCGCGCGTCACCGCCTGCCGGCGCGCACCCCGCGCAAGGCCGCCGGCGAGGCGGCGCTGTGGCGCGCCAAGGCCGCGCAACTTTCGGCCGCGGCTGCCGCGCCCCGGTCCGGAACCGCGCCTGCCCCGCCCGTGGGCACCCGCGCTCCGCGCGCGAAGGCCCGCCCGTGA
- a CDS encoding YebC/PmpR family DNA-binding transcriptional regulator: MSGHSKWSQIKRKKGRADQERGQLFSKLIKEITVAARHGGGDPEANPRLRTVIQTAKAANMPADNIERAVKKGTGELPGVIYEELIYEGYGPGGVAILALCLTDNKNRCANDVRHTFVKNHGNLGAPGSVAWKFETRGVVTVDATTTSEDALLTVALDAGALDVDTSDPAHHEVITPPNSLEPVRQALLGHKIAVTAAEITRIPQNTVVLDEAEASRVLRIMDALEELDDVQKVWSDLEIPEELLARLGG; encoded by the coding sequence ATGTCCGGTCACTCCAAGTGGAGCCAGATCAAGCGCAAGAAGGGCCGGGCCGACCAGGAGCGCGGCCAGCTCTTCTCCAAGCTGATCAAGGAAATCACCGTCGCCGCGCGCCATGGCGGCGGGGACCCGGAGGCGAATCCGCGCCTGCGGACGGTGATCCAGACCGCCAAGGCCGCCAACATGCCTGCGGACAACATCGAGCGGGCGGTCAAGAAGGGCACCGGCGAGCTGCCCGGCGTGATCTACGAGGAGCTGATCTACGAAGGCTACGGGCCCGGCGGGGTGGCCATCCTGGCGCTTTGCCTCACCGACAACAAGAACCGCTGCGCCAACGACGTGCGGCACACCTTCGTGAAGAACCACGGGAACCTGGGCGCCCCCGGCTCGGTGGCGTGGAAGTTCGAGACCCGCGGCGTGGTCACGGTGGACGCCACCACCACTTCCGAGGACGCACTGCTCACCGTGGCGCTGGACGCCGGCGCGCTGGACGTGGACACTTCCGACCCCGCGCACCACGAGGTGATCACCCCGCCCAATTCGCTGGAGCCGGTGCGCCAGGCGCTGCTGGGCCACAAGATCGCGGTCACCGCCGCGGAGATCACCCGCATCCCCCAGAACACCGTGGTGCTCGACGAGGCCGAAGCTTCGCGCGTGCTCCGGATCATGGACGCGCTCGAGGAGCTCGACGACGTGCAGAAGGTGTGGTCGGATCTCGAGATTCCCGAGGAACTGCTGGCCCGGCTGGGCGGATAG
- the fusA gene encoding elongation factor G, with product MKDYETRNIRNVVLASHGGVGKTTLAEAMLFDTKSTGRMGRIDEGNTHLDYSPDEINRKISISLGVGYCEYKNHKINMIDAPGYADFEGELMSGVRVADGGLLLLRASTGPEVGTERAWQVFQDRRVPTLVVVNMMDKEHANFEGALEAFNKKMDGRAVALELPIGQAETFEGIVDLLSMKARYYHKGDGKEEEKPVPDELKAAADEARTRLVEAAAEGDDALLEKFFAEGDLGPEEIERGLRAAVLGCKCQPAVCTSAYHNQGIQGLLDTIVRLLPSPADREPLKGVKPGTEDEVVCKPDAAEPFAAQVFKTVSEPHVGELSLFRVFSGVIEAGKEVQNTTRNHPEKLGQVFAVLGKERKEVPRLVAGDIGAAVKLKSTATGDTLCARERTVQFPPIDFPATQLTVAFRAKAKGDDEKVAAGLHKLHEEDPTVRMEVDGANRQMLLHGMGEVQLDVVVDKLKRKYGVEMELVKPRIPYKETIRTKVEEHYRHKKQTGGRGQFGDVHLRLEPRPRGAGFEFVDEIKGGVVPNQYIPAVEKGVVEALVEGPLAGYEVVDVRVALFFGGFHTVDSSEMAFKIAGLNAFRNGMLRAQPVLLEPIVELEVHTPKDYMGDIMGDLSSKRGKILGMEETGRHQRIKSLVPMGELYKYSSHLRSLTQGRAHHSFKFSHYEEVPRDQADRLVEEHRKEKEAEHAH from the coding sequence GTGAAGGACTACGAAACCAGGAACATCAGGAATGTCGTCTTGGCCTCACATGGCGGGGTTGGCAAGACCACCCTCGCCGAAGCGATGCTCTTCGACACCAAGTCCACCGGCCGCATGGGCCGGATCGACGAAGGCAACACCCACCTCGACTACAGCCCCGACGAAATCAACCGCAAGATCTCGATCTCCCTCGGTGTCGGCTACTGCGAATACAAGAACCACAAGATCAACATGATCGACGCCCCTGGCTACGCGGACTTCGAGGGCGAGCTCATGAGCGGGGTGCGGGTCGCCGACGGTGGCCTGCTGCTGCTGCGTGCCTCCACCGGCCCCGAAGTGGGCACCGAGCGCGCCTGGCAGGTGTTCCAGGACCGCCGGGTCCCCACGCTGGTCGTGGTGAACATGATGGACAAGGAGCACGCCAACTTCGAGGGCGCGCTGGAGGCGTTCAACAAGAAGATGGACGGCCGCGCCGTGGCGCTGGAACTGCCCATCGGGCAGGCCGAGACCTTCGAGGGCATCGTGGACCTGCTGTCCATGAAGGCCCGTTACTACCACAAGGGCGACGGCAAGGAAGAAGAAAAGCCGGTGCCCGACGAGCTGAAGGCGGCGGCAGACGAGGCCCGCACCCGGCTGGTGGAGGCTGCCGCCGAGGGCGACGACGCGCTGCTGGAGAAGTTCTTCGCCGAGGGCGACCTGGGCCCCGAGGAGATCGAGCGCGGCCTGCGGGCCGCGGTGCTGGGCTGCAAGTGCCAGCCGGCGGTGTGCACCAGCGCCTACCACAACCAGGGAATCCAGGGCCTGCTGGACACCATCGTGCGCCTGCTGCCCTCGCCCGCCGACCGGGAGCCGCTGAAGGGCGTGAAGCCCGGCACCGAGGACGAGGTGGTGTGCAAGCCGGACGCGGCCGAGCCGTTCGCCGCGCAGGTGTTCAAGACCGTCAGCGAGCCGCACGTGGGCGAGTTGTCGCTGTTCCGGGTGTTCTCCGGGGTCATCGAGGCGGGCAAGGAAGTGCAGAACACCACCCGCAACCACCCCGAGAAGCTGGGACAGGTGTTCGCGGTGCTGGGCAAGGAGCGCAAGGAAGTGCCGCGCCTGGTGGCCGGCGACATCGGCGCCGCGGTGAAGCTCAAGAGCACCGCCACCGGGGACACCCTGTGCGCCCGGGAGCGCACGGTACAGTTCCCGCCCATTGATTTCCCGGCCACCCAGCTCACCGTGGCGTTCCGTGCCAAGGCCAAGGGCGACGACGAAAAGGTGGCCGCCGGCCTGCACAAGCTGCACGAGGAAGACCCCACCGTGCGCATGGAGGTGGATGGCGCCAACCGCCAGATGCTGCTGCACGGCATGGGCGAGGTGCAGCTGGACGTGGTGGTGGACAAGCTGAAGCGCAAGTACGGCGTGGAGATGGAGCTGGTGAAGCCGCGCATCCCGTACAAGGAGACCATCCGCACCAAGGTGGAGGAGCACTACCGCCACAAGAAGCAGACCGGCGGGCGCGGCCAGTTCGGCGACGTGCACCTGCGCCTCGAGCCGCGCCCCCGCGGCGCCGGCTTCGAGTTCGTGGACGAGATCAAGGGCGGCGTGGTGCCCAACCAGTACATCCCGGCCGTGGAAAAGGGTGTGGTGGAGGCGCTGGTGGAGGGCCCGCTGGCCGGCTACGAGGTGGTGGACGTGCGCGTGGCGCTGTTCTTCGGCGGCTTCCACACCGTGGACTCCAGCGAAATGGCGTTCAAGATCGCCGGGCTCAACGCTTTCAGGAACGGCATGCTCCGCGCTCAGCCGGTGCTGCTCGAGCCCATCGTGGAGCTGGAGGTGCACACCCCCAAGGACTACATGGGCGACATCATGGGAGACCTGTCCAGCAAGCGCGGCAAGATCCTCGGCATGGAGGAGACCGGCCGCCACCAGCGCATCAAGTCCCTGGTGCCCATGGGCGAGCTGTACAAGTACTCCTCGCACCTGCGCAGCCTCACCCAGGGCCGCGCCCACCACTCCTTCAAGTTCTCGCACTACGAGGAGGTGCCGCGCGACCAGGCGGACCGCCTGGTCGAGGAGCACCGGAAGGAGAAGGAAGCGGAGCACGCGCACTAG